TTAACTCCATTTGCAGTCCTTTAGCCTGCTTGGTTGTCCGTTTTTTTCTTTTCTTTCTTTTTTTGGCAGCCATTTTCTCACCCCCGTATGTATAACAAATAAAGATTGCCAGAATAGTAGATTCGAAATACTAAAAATCAAACTTCCCAGCGTAACAAGGAAACTGGAATCAGTTCTCTTTATGCAGACAGAGAGACTTCATCAGGTGTCTTCTCTATAAAGAGGCCACTGTTCCAGTTATCATATCATCCCATATTCTTTCTTGCATTTATCTTTTTACCATTTCTTTATTATAGCACAGATTTCCATCAGCTGATAATTCTTCCTGGTAAAAAATCCGGATTCAAATAATCATTCGGATTACTCGAAATCAACTGATTAATTTGATAGTTGCCATCCTCGTTTTTCGAGACAAATACCGTTCTGCCCTGCCATTCCACTGCTTGTATCTCGTTTCCTGTCCCTTGTGCTTCCGGGAAAATTTCCTGATAGGACAAAGGAGTATAGAGTATCATGAAGCGTCACCTTCTTTTTCCGGATGCGTTTGCTGTATCATCTG
The nucleotide sequence above comes from Oceanobacillus timonensis. Encoded proteins:
- a CDS encoding YlzJ-like family protein; translation: MILYTPLSYQEIFPEAQGTGNEIQAVEWQGRTVFVSKNEDGNYQINQLISSNPNDYLNPDFLPGRIIS